From Toxorhynchites rutilus septentrionalis strain SRP chromosome 2, ASM2978413v1, whole genome shotgun sequence, a single genomic window includes:
- the LOC129768136 gene encoding uncharacterized protein LOC129768136 — translation MVRKYIRKRSPAKYSGQDLTDAMDDVKNGKMKIKAAAKHFRIPYATLFKRVKGLRGIKSITGGRPTALPLKVETQIADCIKKMDKWGFGLSKEETILAIAEYVKVNKLQTPFVSGVPGDDFFRNFKRRHHLSQKKPQAVEVARKRGADPFVMTEYFKLLKQVTTNVPPEQIYNIDETSFCLDPSRVKTVGETGRAAHRVTGGSGKENFTVLMGGNAAGDKLPPLIIFKGSNVWNSWMASKCDEFPGIVYAATKNGWMETDVFANYFERSFLSATAEGQLVLLYDGHVSHVSLALIQKAIENNVVILKLPPHTSHLLQPMDLAVFKPLKQDYDKCVIQWQRNHYGTKLSKSAFSNIISKVWRSFDSQIIKNGFRKAGVYPFSDKVIPEDKYEPRAWARFIASQQAAQTLDDNTVEIVEGSKKALPRVTNTRDAASATCNCIASSTGNDQMENDNPQNNSFEAILLDHVKQIPVSKAQRKKVCPGAEVITSTDAVVKLETIKSVKEATQKAKRKRASKKS, via the coding sequence ATGGTTCGCAAATACATTCGCAAGCGTTCTCCTGCTAAATACAGTGGACAGGACTTGACAGATGCGATGGATGATGTAAAAAACGGCAAGATGAAGATAAAAGCGGCAGCAAAGCACTTCCGAATCCCATATGCAACACTCTTCAAGCGAGTGAAAGGTCTGAGAGGCATTAAAAGTATAACGGGAGGCCGACCCACTGCTTTGCCGTTGAAGGTTGAAACACAGATCGCCGACTGTATCAAGAAAATGGATAAGTGGGGCTTTGGACTATCCAAAGAGGAGACAATTTTGGCAATAGCAGAGTACGTAAAAGTTAACAAGCTTCAAACACCGTTTGTAAGCGGTGTTCCGGGAGACGATTTTTTCCGGAATTTTAAGCGCCGGCATCATCTATCGCAAAAAAAGCCCCAAGCCGTTGAGGTCGCACGGAAACGAGGAGCTGATCCTTTCGTGATGACCGAATACTTCAAGCTCCTAAAACAGGTGACCACGAACGTTCCTCCAGAGCAGATATATAACATCGATGAGACTAGCTTCTGCCTCGATCCGAGTCGGGTTAAGACTGTGGGAGAAACTGGAAGAGCTGCTCATCGTGTCACGGGCGGTTCaggaaaagaaaattttactgTATTGATGGGAGGAAATGCGGCTGGTGACAAATTACCACCACTTATTATTTTCAAAGGATCCAACGTATGGAACAGCTGGATGGCTAGTAAATGTGATGAATTTCCTGGAATAGTTTATGCTGCAACCAAAAACGGCTGGATGGAGACGGATGTTTTCGCCAACTACTTCGAACGGTCCTTTCTGAGCGCTACCGCTGAGGGACAATTGGTCCTACTTTACGATGGCCATGTATCACATGTTTCTCTTGCTCTCATCCAAAAAGCAATCGAGAATAATGTTGTGATactcaaacttccgccccacaCAAGTCATCTCTTGCAGCCTATGGACCTGGCGGTGTTTAAACCATTGAAGCAAGACTATGACAAGTGCGTTATCCAGTGGCAACGGAATCACTATGGGACGAAGCTGTCTAAATCAGCTTTTTCAAACATTATCTCCAAAGTTTGGAGATCATTTGATTcacaaataattaaaaatggGTTCCGCAAGGCCGGCGTATACCCGTTTTCCGATAAGGTGATTCCGGAAGACAAATACGAACCGAGAGCATGGGCACGTTTCATCGCATCACAGCAAGCAGCTCAAACGTTAGATGACAACACTGTTGAGATCGTCGAAGGATCGAAGAAGGCGCTTCCAAGAGTAACAAACACCAGAGATGCAGCTTCAGCAACTTGTAATTGCATTGCTTCCTCAACAGGGAATGACCAAATGGAAAATGATAATCCACAAAATAATTCTTTTGAAGCGATTCTCCTTGACCATGTGAAACAGATTCCTGTTTCCAAAGCGcagagaaaaaaagtttgtcctGGGGCAGAAGTTATAACATCGACTGATGCCGTTGTGAAGCTGGAAACGATCAAATCGGTTAAAGAGGCGACACAGAAAGCAAAGCGTAAGAGAGCTTCGAAGAAATCATAA